A window of Patagioenas fasciata isolate bPatFas1 chromosome 5, bPatFas1.hap1, whole genome shotgun sequence contains these coding sequences:
- the LOC136102561 gene encoding inositol 1,4,5-trisphosphate receptor-interacting protein-like 1, with translation MEGPATRGSTLARAWSRGWGRGSPCCLPAASAPLLPDPSSLRPPALLPSAPAPSLPPSPTEPLLSLLLQAMALLDIVFGILQILIHSVQLVGEELDEETRRRMELRAEMLQQETTRLWQEEEQMNQEQWSQESNGFTWAFLLLSALQHWQFWVIAGVLFLLFGLCWWLRKWSREPEREEQSSDSDVEEEEHEEENDSSNESEEEDDDANEPGMFFEEHIQWPVQHLDRDYQTVRDLMETFILVFRYLLSNACFPVLEKAIEVGSAFEGWSPREEDITYRLLLPLKPPSGHLFHLEPGPVWLMRNFRIRVELVCTCEMVQPAGQTRCFLHDPEQEQRRNAGPTILEDLCTDSYLDVQKTARYFQMFLRCSWRALPISAAHRLTVLPSDRSCKFCVTQRRGKRILIEFLFGVQEGDSDIFVSSQYTEAAYTPSTMWPESYAVAEMKFFRHIASQTLPDTCHLRCLQICVRCLLGRDISTYTLKTVVMHVLTTIPLSNWRGRHFWERLNDILQYLQSCLEKKQLNHFFIGNENVPEEIILPLELRMAEPLNLFQHLGQDPDAHEHAQLEFEELGNRVRRMVVHGR, from the coding sequence atggaGGGCCCGGCCACTCGCGggagcaccttggccagggcaTGGAGCCGCGGCTGGGGCCggggcagcccttgctgcctcccagctgcctcggccccaCTCCTACCTGACCCCAGCTCCCTGCGGCCCCCGGCCCTGCTCCCCTCAGCACCagccccctccctcccgcccagccccactgagccccttctctcccttctcctgcaggccATGGCTCTCTTGGACATTGTCTTCGGGATTTTGCAAATTCTTATCCACAGTGTGCAGTTGGTTGGTGAAGAACTGGATGAGGAGACACGCAGGCGTATGGAACTGCGTGCGGAGATGCTGCAACAGGAGacgactcggctgtggcaggaggaaGAGCAGATGAATCAGGAGCAATGGAGCCAGGAATCGAACGGCTTTACCTGGGCAttcctgctcctctctgccttgcagcactggcagttcTGGGTCATTGCTGGAGTCCtgttcctgctctttgggctctgctggtggctcaggaaatggagccgtgagccagagagagaagagcagagctcCGACAGTGACGTGGAAGAGGAGGAACACGAAGAAGAGAATGACAGTTCAAATGAATCCGAAGAAGAGGATGATGATGCAAATGAGCCGGGAATGTTTTTTGAGGAGCACATCCAGTGGCCAGTTCAGCACCTGGACAGAGATTACCAGACTGTGAGGGACCTTATGGAAACCTTCATCCTTGTCTTTCGGTATCTCTTGTCAAATGCCTGTTTCCCAGTGCTGGAAAAGGCCATTGAGGTGGGCAGTGCCTTTGAAGGTTGGAGTCCCCGTGAGGAAGACATCACCTACCGCCTGCTTTTGCCCTTGAAGCCCCCCAGTGGACACCTCTTCCACCTCGAGCCGGGTCCTGTGTGGCTGATGAGGAACTTTCGCATCCGTGTGGAGTTGGTGTGTACCTGTGAGATGGTGCAGCCGGCAGGTCAGACACGTTGCTTCCTCCACGACCCTgagcaggagcagaggaggaaTGCGGGCCCCACCATCCTAGAGGACCTCTGCACTGACTCCTACCTAGATGTGCAGAAAACTGCTCGCTATTTCCAGATGTTCTTGAGATGTTCCTGGAGGGCTCTGCCTATTTCAGCTGCACACCGCCTAACAGTGCTGCCCTCCGACCGCTCCTGCAAATTCTGTGTGACACAACGCCGGGGGAAAAGGATTTTAATTGAGTTCCTTTTTGGGGTGCAAGAAGGCGACTCTGACATCTTTGTGAGCAGCCAGTATACAGAGGCTGCCTACACCCCTAGCACGATGTGGCCAGAGAGCtatgctgtggcagagatgaagttctTCAGGCATATTGCCAGCCAAACACTGCCTGACACCTGCCACCTCAGATGCCTGCAGATCTGCGTCCGCTGCCTGCTGGGCAGAGACATTTCCACCTACACACTGAAGACTGTTGTGATGCACGTGCTGACCACCATCCCCCTGTCAAACTGGCGCGGGAGGCATTTCTGGGAACGGCTGAACGACATCCTGCAGTACCTGCAGAGCTGCCTGGAGAAGAAACAACTGAACCACTTCTTCATCGGCAATGAGAACGTGCCTGAGGAGATCATC